The proteins below come from a single Prolixibacter sp. NT017 genomic window:
- a CDS encoding sugar-binding domain-containing protein: MKGLINAFIFALFVSILSSCSAPVKNYRSDIDLSGTWQFRLDSANRGVEGKWYDTALNDPVQLPGTTDTNHKGFLNTDSTTMHLSRVYRYEGPAWYRKTVHIPENWKEKHIRFVMERTKPSKVWIDDHYVGSSLLLESPQKYDVSAFLTPGKHTITVRIDNDRKLTPYGNVHAYADDTQTNWNGIIGKIYLEASPKTYISDLQVYPDIKDKKIKVKMGIDNGMKLDSVDVALQVTKTLDGKETQLKAAHFHVNCDSVINLEYTLGDKMDLWDEYHQPIYHLNAIISHNDIKDNKEVPFGMRKFTAEGTKFAINGRITFLRGKHDACVFPLTGYPPTDVKGWMHVMKIAKSWGINHYRFHTWSPPEAAFEAADRLGIYMEPELPFWGGLESDTLADRLKAEGLVLLKNFANHPSFVMLSPGNELWGNLDKVGKLIADLKKADGRPLYTQGSNDNIGYSGPLPVEDFHVAARTPYAHDTTLTHVRLTQAFVDSRDGGILNTKKPSTMVNFDYPVSQIKIPLISHEVGQYQIYPNYSEGRKYTGILKPRNLEVFRSRLKKAGMLEQDSLFAMASGAWSALCYRDEIEAALRTKGLAGFQLLDLQDYPGQGTALVGILDAFMDSKHAIDRNEWRNFCNDVVPLLEFKKYCWTVNETFTAGVEVANYSNQNLKQPLDWKVMNQQGKVMASGSFDQSSIPMGGVDSIGLIHFPLVKIQAPQKLTFTLNVKGTNYRNNYPVWVYPEPEKVQPGADIYVTTKLNNELFDKLSKGEKVLLFPVKEAVKKNSVAGLFPPDFWNYEMFKQISEGNKKPVSPGTLGILTNPDHPLFNHFPTEFHTDWQWFSIIKHSNPLNLNQTDKDYRPIVQVIDNLQRNDKFGLIFEYKVGIGKLLVCMSRLDKLPDDPAAAQLYRSIVDYMQSGAFAPANTIKENQLRKLIQ; the protein is encoded by the coding sequence ATGAAAGGTCTCATTAACGCATTCATCTTTGCTCTTTTTGTTAGCATTCTTTCTTCCTGCTCCGCGCCGGTCAAAAACTACCGTTCCGACATCGATTTGTCAGGAACCTGGCAGTTCCGGCTGGATTCGGCTAATCGGGGAGTGGAAGGGAAGTGGTATGACACCGCGTTGAATGACCCTGTTCAACTTCCGGGTACGACCGATACCAACCACAAGGGATTTCTCAATACCGATTCCACCACGATGCATCTGAGCCGCGTGTATCGTTACGAAGGTCCGGCCTGGTACCGGAAGACGGTCCATATTCCGGAGAACTGGAAGGAGAAGCACATCCGTTTTGTGATGGAGCGGACCAAACCTTCGAAGGTGTGGATTGATGACCATTACGTTGGTAGTTCATTGCTGTTGGAATCGCCGCAGAAGTATGATGTGTCGGCGTTTCTGACTCCCGGAAAGCACACGATTACAGTGCGAATCGATAATGATCGGAAGTTGACGCCTTACGGGAATGTGCATGCCTATGCAGATGACACCCAGACCAACTGGAACGGCATCATCGGTAAGATTTACCTCGAAGCTTCCCCGAAAACGTATATCTCCGACCTGCAGGTTTATCCAGATATCAAGGATAAGAAGATCAAGGTGAAGATGGGCATCGACAACGGCATGAAACTGGATAGCGTAGATGTGGCTCTGCAGGTAACCAAAACGCTCGATGGAAAGGAGACCCAACTGAAAGCGGCACACTTTCATGTGAATTGTGATTCGGTTATCAACCTGGAATACACGCTGGGGGACAAGATGGATTTATGGGATGAATATCATCAGCCGATTTACCATCTCAATGCCATTATCAGCCATAACGATATCAAAGACAACAAGGAAGTTCCTTTCGGGATGCGGAAGTTTACAGCCGAGGGAACTAAGTTCGCCATCAACGGTCGGATTACATTCCTAAGGGGAAAACACGACGCCTGCGTTTTTCCGTTAACCGGATATCCGCCTACGGATGTGAAAGGCTGGATGCACGTGATGAAGATTGCCAAGTCATGGGGTATTAATCACTATCGCTTTCATACCTGGTCGCCGCCGGAAGCCGCTTTCGAGGCAGCCGATCGGTTGGGAATTTACATGGAGCCGGAACTACCTTTCTGGGGTGGTTTGGAATCGGATACGCTCGCCGATCGGCTCAAAGCGGAAGGATTGGTGTTGCTGAAGAACTTTGCCAACCATCCTTCGTTTGTGATGCTGTCGCCCGGAAACGAGCTATGGGGCAACCTCGATAAAGTAGGCAAGTTGATAGCTGACCTGAAGAAGGCTGACGGTCGTCCGCTGTACACGCAAGGCTCGAATGATAACATTGGTTACTCGGGACCGCTGCCCGTTGAGGATTTTCACGTAGCAGCCCGGACACCTTACGCGCACGACACTACTCTCACGCATGTGCGACTCACACAGGCTTTTGTCGATTCCCGCGACGGCGGAATCCTGAATACCAAAAAGCCGTCGACGATGGTGAACTTCGATTATCCGGTGTCGCAGATAAAGATTCCGTTGATTAGCCATGAAGTGGGGCAATACCAGATTTATCCCAACTACAGTGAGGGCAGGAAATACACGGGCATCCTGAAACCGCGTAACCTGGAAGTTTTCCGAAGCCGGTTGAAGAAAGCCGGTATGTTGGAGCAGGACAGTCTGTTTGCCATGGCTTCCGGTGCCTGGTCGGCTTTATGCTACCGCGATGAAATCGAAGCAGCACTGCGCACCAAAGGACTGGCCGGTTTCCAGTTGCTTGATTTGCAGGATTATCCCGGGCAGGGAACGGCTTTGGTGGGCATTCTGGATGCCTTCATGGACAGCAAGCACGCAATTGACCGCAACGAGTGGCGGAACTTTTGTAATGATGTGGTTCCCTTGCTGGAGTTTAAAAAGTATTGCTGGACGGTTAACGAAACGTTCACGGCTGGCGTGGAAGTGGCCAACTATTCCAACCAAAATCTGAAACAGCCACTCGATTGGAAAGTAATGAACCAGCAAGGAAAGGTCATGGCATCAGGGAGCTTCGACCAATCGTCTATCCCGATGGGAGGAGTCGACAGCATCGGTTTGATTCACTTTCCACTTGTGAAAATACAGGCTCCTCAGAAGCTAACTTTTACATTAAACGTAAAGGGAACGAACTACCGGAACAACTATCCGGTGTGGGTGTATCCGGAACCGGAAAAGGTACAGCCGGGAGCTGATATTTATGTGACCACGAAGCTAAACAACGAACTGTTCGATAAACTCAGCAAGGGAGAAAAAGTATTGCTCTTCCCTGTAAAGGAGGCAGTGAAGAAAAACAGCGTGGCTGGTTTGTTTCCGCCCGATTTCTGGAACTACGAAATGTTTAAGCAAATCAGCGAGGGAAATAAGAAACCGGTTTCTCCGGGTACCCTGGGGATATTGACCAATCCGGACCATCCGCTGTTCAACCATTTCCCGACGGAGTTTCATACCGATTGGCAATGGTTTTCCATCATTAAGCACAGTAATCCCTTAAACCTGAATCAAACCGACAAAGACTACCGGCCCATTGTTCAGGTCATCGACAACCTGCAGCGCAACGACAAGTTTGGATTGATATTCGAGTACAAAGTCGGGATAGGGAAGCTGCTGGTTTGCATGTCAAGATTAGATAAGCTCCCGGATGACCCGGCAGCAGCGCAGCTCTACCGTTCCATTGTCGATTATATGCAATCCGGTGCTTTTGCCCCGGCTAACACGATTAAGGAGAATCAGCTTCGGAAATTAATTCAATGA
- a CDS encoding MFS transporter produces the protein MKRNYYMVALVFIVFFVISFITNILGSINPNVSDSFHLSGAMTGLLPFSFFIAYGLMSIPSGMLVEKYKEKISMSGGWIVATIGAFVFALFPSYPVFLGSLFFIGAAMALMQVVINPLLRVSGGEEHFAFYSVFAQLVFGGASFLSPYVYSYLVLNLDKSGPQSNWFLQILANITPEHLPWVSLYWVFGVITLLMIVIIVVSRFPKVERKEDETTGAWAIHKEMLKDKTVILFFFGIFAYVGTEQGIANWISEFLRTYHGLRPEVEGAAAVGWFWGMLTIGCLLGMLLLKFIDSKLVLRIFVIAAMVILTVTLFGGEQMAIYGFPALGFTLSVMWSITVSLALNSVAKYHGTFSGILMSGIAGGALVSLLIGGLKDLIGLRQGMFVLYLTLGYLLFISIWAKPLIANKTIQLKKQAAE, from the coding sequence ATGAAACGGAACTATTACATGGTGGCCCTGGTGTTCATCGTTTTCTTTGTGATTTCCTTTATTACCAACATCCTGGGTTCCATCAATCCCAATGTGTCCGATAGTTTTCACCTGAGTGGCGCGATGACCGGTTTGTTGCCTTTCTCTTTCTTCATCGCCTACGGTTTGATGTCTATCCCGTCAGGAATGTTGGTGGAGAAGTACAAAGAGAAAATCAGCATGAGTGGCGGATGGATTGTGGCCACCATCGGAGCGTTTGTTTTTGCCCTGTTTCCCAGCTATCCGGTCTTTCTCGGTTCGCTGTTTTTCATCGGCGCGGCCATGGCCCTGATGCAAGTGGTGATCAATCCGCTGCTACGGGTATCGGGCGGGGAGGAGCACTTTGCCTTCTACTCCGTGTTTGCACAACTGGTGTTTGGCGGGGCATCGTTCCTGAGTCCGTACGTCTACTCTTACCTGGTGCTGAATCTCGACAAGAGCGGACCACAGTCCAACTGGTTCCTGCAAATTCTGGCCAACATTACTCCGGAACATTTGCCGTGGGTATCGCTCTACTGGGTGTTTGGTGTCATTACGCTGCTGATGATCGTTATCATTGTGGTATCACGCTTCCCCAAAGTGGAACGGAAAGAAGATGAAACAACGGGAGCGTGGGCCATTCATAAAGAGATGTTGAAAGATAAAACCGTTATCCTCTTCTTCTTCGGCATCTTCGCTTATGTGGGAACGGAACAGGGCATTGCCAACTGGATTTCGGAATTCCTGCGCACCTATCACGGTCTGCGCCCCGAAGTGGAAGGAGCCGCAGCGGTTGGTTGGTTCTGGGGAATGCTAACCATTGGGTGTTTGTTAGGAATGCTGTTGCTGAAATTCATTGATAGCAAGCTGGTGCTGCGCATCTTTGTCATTGCAGCCATGGTCATCCTGACGGTGACCTTGTTTGGTGGCGAGCAGATGGCCATTTATGGTTTCCCGGCACTGGGATTCACCCTCTCGGTGATGTGGTCGATAACCGTTTCGCTGGCGCTGAACAGTGTGGCGAAGTATCATGGTACCTTCTCCGGCATACTGATGAGTGGTATTGCCGGCGGGGCGTTGGTGTCGTTGCTGATTGGCGGACTGAAAGACCTCATTGGCCTGCGACAGGGAATGTTCGTTCTTTACCTGACGCTTGGTTATCTGTTGTTCATCAGTATCTGGGCCAAACCATTAATCGCTAACAAAACTATTCAGTTGAAGAAGCAAGCAGCTGAATGA
- a CDS encoding glycoside hydrolase family 2 TIM barrel-domain containing protein — protein sequence MQFQGNLKTIMSLLVLILMSGCGYVQDQSATLKLDKDWTLQPYGEWSDDGQLIKPDVYSSKNELTCDVPTTVFAAMVKDGKFKDPFFSENLEKVPREWFNNKWRYTKAFDIPENLLGTYSRLCFGGINYSADVFLNGKQIASADTLKGAFQRFEIDVTGKLKKKGNRLQVDVYPPQPGDFTVGFVDWTPKVPDKNMGLWRGVKLRFNGPVSIEHPFVESKVNTANDSEAALTIETQVVNHSGMKLEATVEAQIGDVTVKKKVALKPFEKRMVVWTPKEYPALNFKNAKLWWPVTMGDPNLYTLNVSSKVDNQISDKLSQEFGIREVTSYINEAGSRAYKINGRDLQIRGGGWADDLLLREKKDNLKAQVEYTKLMNLNTIRLEGFWGESDELYKLCDENGILIMVGWSCEWEWENYVGKKCDEFGGVQTPEEIKLVSNSLDDQVLWLRNHPSIFVWVLGSDMLPRPALEKTYLKNLEVSDPTRPTLSACSVRTSEVTGPTAVKMNGPYDYVSPNYWYIDSVNGGAFGFNTETGPGPQIPPIETLKRMFPADKLWPVNEIWNYHCGRGEFHNIDTYLKALNHRYGEAKNIDDFEMKAQMANYEAIRPMFEAFAVNKANAGGVIQWMLNAPWPKLYWQLYDYYLTPNGAFFGTQNALKPLNIIYNYGNHGIYISNDYRHGFKDLTAEVKVLDLQSKVVLDKKVPFSVDEYTSKELLSLPEMRGTTPVYFADLRIVSPEGKEIAHSFYWLSQKKDVPDFKNTKWYVTPIKEYADFTALTELPKVKVEKTETVEQHGDQTWVKVTLKNPSDKLAFFIGLKAKTSESHEMILPVFWNDNYISLLPGEERELTVKMNTKDLNSEQPVIEMKGYNTL from the coding sequence ATGCAATTCCAAGGTAATCTGAAAACCATCATGAGTCTGTTGGTTCTCATTTTGATGTCAGGCTGTGGCTACGTACAAGACCAATCAGCCACGCTGAAACTTGACAAGGATTGGACTCTCCAGCCTTACGGCGAATGGAGTGATGACGGCCAACTCATTAAGCCCGATGTGTATTCATCGAAAAACGAACTCACCTGCGATGTTCCCACCACCGTTTTTGCCGCCATGGTGAAGGACGGGAAGTTTAAAGACCCTTTCTTTTCCGAGAATCTCGAAAAGGTGCCACGCGAGTGGTTCAACAACAAATGGCGGTACACCAAAGCATTCGATATTCCGGAGAATCTGCTCGGCACATACTCCCGGCTCTGTTTCGGTGGCATCAATTACAGCGCCGACGTTTTCCTGAACGGGAAGCAAATCGCTTCGGCCGATACGTTGAAAGGTGCGTTCCAGCGATTCGAAATCGACGTAACCGGAAAACTGAAAAAGAAGGGGAACCGCTTGCAGGTCGATGTTTATCCGCCGCAGCCCGGCGATTTCACTGTCGGCTTTGTGGATTGGACGCCTAAGGTGCCGGACAAAAACATGGGACTCTGGCGGGGTGTAAAGCTCCGGTTCAACGGACCCGTTTCGATAGAGCATCCATTTGTCGAATCGAAGGTGAATACGGCCAATGACTCGGAAGCGGCATTGACCATCGAAACGCAGGTGGTGAACCACTCGGGAATGAAATTAGAAGCTACGGTTGAGGCGCAGATTGGTGATGTTACGGTGAAGAAAAAGGTGGCGTTAAAGCCATTTGAAAAGAGGATGGTGGTTTGGACGCCGAAGGAATATCCGGCGTTGAATTTCAAAAATGCCAAACTCTGGTGGCCGGTGACCATGGGCGATCCCAATCTTTACACACTGAACGTAAGCAGTAAGGTCGACAATCAAATATCGGATAAGCTTTCTCAGGAATTTGGTATTCGCGAGGTAACCAGCTACATCAACGAAGCGGGCTCAAGAGCCTATAAAATCAACGGACGTGACCTGCAGATTCGCGGTGGCGGCTGGGCCGATGATTTGCTGTTGCGCGAAAAAAAGGACAACCTGAAAGCACAGGTAGAATATACCAAACTGATGAACCTGAATACCATCCGGCTGGAAGGCTTTTGGGGCGAAAGTGATGAGCTGTACAAGCTTTGTGACGAAAATGGTATTCTCATCATGGTCGGCTGGAGCTGTGAGTGGGAGTGGGAAAATTATGTAGGCAAGAAATGTGATGAGTTTGGTGGTGTGCAGACGCCGGAAGAGATAAAGCTCGTCAGCAATTCGTTGGATGACCAGGTGCTTTGGTTGCGAAACCATCCCAGCATCTTCGTCTGGGTACTGGGAAGCGACATGCTGCCGCGCCCGGCGTTGGAGAAAACATATCTGAAGAACCTTGAAGTCTCCGATCCGACCCGCCCAACATTATCGGCCTGCTCGGTTCGCACGAGTGAGGTAACCGGCCCGACAGCTGTGAAGATGAATGGCCCGTACGATTACGTGTCGCCGAATTACTGGTACATCGATAGCGTAAATGGGGGCGCTTTCGGTTTCAATACCGAGACAGGCCCCGGTCCGCAGATTCCACCGATTGAGACATTGAAGAGAATGTTCCCGGCTGACAAGCTCTGGCCGGTGAACGAAATCTGGAATTACCACTGTGGCCGCGGTGAGTTTCACAACATCGATACCTACCTCAAAGCATTGAATCATCGGTACGGAGAAGCAAAAAACATTGACGACTTCGAGATGAAAGCCCAGATGGCGAATTACGAAGCCATTCGTCCGATGTTCGAGGCCTTTGCCGTGAACAAAGCCAATGCAGGTGGCGTCATTCAGTGGATGCTGAATGCACCCTGGCCAAAGCTTTACTGGCAGTTGTACGATTATTACCTCACACCCAACGGAGCTTTCTTCGGTACGCAGAACGCCCTGAAGCCGCTGAACATCATTTACAATTACGGCAACCACGGCATCTACATATCGAACGATTACCGGCATGGTTTCAAAGATTTAACAGCCGAAGTAAAGGTGCTGGATTTGCAATCAAAAGTGGTCCTCGATAAGAAAGTTCCGTTCTCGGTAGATGAATACACATCGAAAGAACTGTTGTCGTTGCCGGAAATGCGTGGTACTACGCCGGTTTACTTTGCCGATCTACGCATCGTTTCCCCGGAAGGGAAGGAGATAGCCCATAGTTTTTACTGGCTGTCGCAGAAGAAAGATGTGCCCGATTTCAAAAACACAAAATGGTACGTTACCCCGATAAAGGAATATGCCGATTTCACAGCTCTTACCGAGTTGCCGAAAGTGAAAGTGGAGAAAACAGAGACCGTTGAACAGCATGGCGACCAAACCTGGGTGAAAGTAACGCTGAAGAATCCTTCGGACAAGCTGGCGTTCTTCATTGGCCTGAAAGCCAAAACCAGTGAATCGCATGAAATGATATTGCCGGTTTTCTGGAATGATAACTACATTTCTCTCCTTCCGGGAGAAGAGCGGGAACTGACGGTGAAGATGAACACCAAAGACCTGAACAGCGAACAGCCGGTAATTGAAATGAAAGGTTACAACACACTTTAA
- a CDS encoding nuclear transport factor 2 family protein → MTQDDYRKIIENYVDAYNHFDVDRMLADIDEEARFENISEGEVTLTTEGKDALREQAREAAEVFSEREQVISSFQFHEQEVEVDVDFSATLAIDFSEELKTGDRIAMTGKSVFTFREDKIIALKDIS, encoded by the coding sequence ATGACGCAGGACGATTACCGGAAAATCATTGAAAACTATGTCGATGCCTATAATCACTTCGATGTGGATCGGATGCTGGCCGACATCGACGAAGAGGCTCGTTTCGAAAACATATCTGAAGGTGAAGTGACTTTGACGACAGAGGGGAAGGATGCCTTGCGGGAACAGGCCCGGGAAGCAGCTGAAGTTTTCAGCGAAAGAGAGCAAGTCATTTCCAGCTTTCAGTTCCATGAACAGGAGGTTGAAGTGGATGTGGATTTCAGCGCTACGCTGGCCATCGACTTTTCCGAAGAATTGAAAACCGGCGACCGGATTGCGATGACAGGGAAATCGGTTTTCACCTTCCGGGAAGATAAAATCATCGCGCTGAAAGATATTAGCTAG
- a CDS encoding NAD(P)-dependent alcohol dehydrogenase produces the protein MKAAIRTQYGSPDVLKVEETHQPVPLENELLVKVYAATVNRTDCGILTGKPAIIRLFTGLLEPSDATTGTDFAGLVVAVGSQVTAYKAGDRIWGFNDRGLRSHAEYMTVSENEAIAVIPEGITYEQAAASIEGAHYAYNFIKRVPLGGNRKVLLNGATGAIGSAALQMLKYYGAEVTAVGNTPNLNLLKSMGADRVIDYTAEDFTQDREQYDFVFDAVGKSTFGKCKSLLKPGGVYISSELGPNAENPFLALWTPVTRGKQVRFPLPTDRKSSIGFIKKLLEEGRFRPIIDRRYPLADIAEAFRYVLTGQKTGNVILTCNQDGERV, from the coding sequence ATGAAAGCAGCGATTCGAACCCAATATGGCTCCCCCGATGTATTAAAAGTAGAAGAAACTCATCAGCCCGTTCCCCTCGAAAACGAACTATTGGTGAAAGTGTATGCGGCCACCGTTAACCGCACCGACTGTGGCATTCTGACCGGAAAACCTGCCATCATCCGGTTGTTCACAGGTTTGCTGGAACCCTCTGATGCAACGACCGGCACCGATTTTGCCGGGTTAGTGGTCGCCGTGGGAAGCCAGGTGACGGCCTACAAAGCCGGCGACAGGATTTGGGGATTCAACGACAGGGGCCTCCGCTCACATGCTGAATACATGACCGTTTCGGAAAACGAAGCGATAGCGGTTATCCCGGAAGGGATTACTTATGAGCAGGCTGCTGCCAGCATCGAGGGCGCACATTATGCCTACAACTTCATCAAGCGGGTGCCGCTGGGCGGTAACCGGAAGGTTTTGCTGAACGGTGCTACCGGCGCCATTGGCTCAGCTGCGTTGCAAATGCTGAAATACTACGGAGCCGAAGTGACGGCTGTTGGCAATACACCCAACCTCAATCTGCTCAAATCGATGGGTGCCGACCGGGTGATTGATTACACGGCGGAAGATTTTACGCAGGACCGGGAGCAGTACGATTTTGTTTTCGATGCGGTGGGGAAAAGTACGTTCGGGAAGTGCAAGTCCCTGTTGAAACCTGGCGGTGTATACATCTCGTCGGAGTTGGGGCCTAATGCAGAGAATCCGTTCCTCGCCCTGTGGACACCCGTCACACGCGGCAAACAGGTTCGCTTTCCGTTACCGACCGATCGCAAGAGCAGCATAGGTTTCATCAAAAAGCTGTTGGAAGAAGGTAGGTTCCGGCCGATCATCGACCGTCGCTACCCGTTGGCAGATATCGCCGAAGCTTTCCGGTATGTGCTCACCGGGCAGAAGACTGGAAATGTAATCCTTACCTGTAACCAGGATGGAGAAAGAGTATGA
- a CDS encoding DUF4348 domain-containing protein → MKRQIANHLPVTLLILVGLLWLSLPGCHTKKEAVNASKANPEETATKSKSKAVEDFDQFYNRFHNDSTFQMSRLKFPIGGASVDVDGTEQWTKKNWHIMKTKIYDIDTTQYKVTYHKTPLEFTQHVWIPDTGFSSKCRFELIGKKWYLVYCLDENL, encoded by the coding sequence ATGAAGAGACAGATTGCTAACCATCTCCCCGTGACCTTGTTGATATTGGTGGGCTTGCTGTGGCTCAGCCTGCCGGGATGTCACACGAAGAAAGAGGCCGTGAACGCCTCGAAAGCCAACCCGGAGGAGACCGCCACGAAGAGCAAAAGTAAAGCCGTGGAGGATTTCGACCAGTTTTACAACCGCTTCCACAACGACAGCACGTTTCAGATGTCACGCCTGAAGTTTCCCATTGGCGGAGCGTCGGTGGATGTGGACGGCACCGAACAGTGGACGAAGAAGAACTGGCACATCATGAAAACGAAGATTTACGACATCGACACCACCCAATACAAGGTGACCTATCACAAAACACCCCTGGAGTTTACCCAGCACGTCTGGATTCCCGACACCGGCTTCAGCTCCAAATGCCGCTTCGAACTAATCGGGAAGAAGTGGTACCTGGTGTACTGCCTGGATGAGAACCTGTAG
- a CDS encoding DUF4440 domain-containing protein, with protein sequence MKKQTLIFLLIMLVTSSYAHAADSVPAKIIALEKAALEKWNNGDPSGYLSLSASDVVYFDPSLPQRLNGIEALTKYYEPVKGQIHVDRYEMLHPLVQSTEKMAVLTFNLVSYQGEKASRWNCTEVYRLEDDGNWKIIQTHWSPVQPFANK encoded by the coding sequence ATGAAAAAACAAACACTAATCTTTCTTTTGATCATGTTAGTTACCAGTTCCTATGCACATGCAGCCGATAGCGTGCCGGCTAAAATTATCGCTTTGGAAAAAGCCGCGCTGGAAAAGTGGAACAACGGCGATCCGAGTGGTTACTTATCTCTGTCGGCAAGCGATGTGGTGTATTTCGATCCGTCACTCCCGCAACGGCTGAACGGAATTGAAGCCCTCACGAAGTATTACGAACCGGTAAAGGGACAAATACACGTCGACCGGTACGAGATGCTTCATCCGCTGGTGCAATCGACGGAAAAAATGGCCGTGCTAACCTTTAACCTGGTGTCGTATCAGGGCGAAAAGGCCTCGCGATGGAATTGTACCGAAGTATACCGGCTCGAAGATGACGGGAACTGGAAAATTATCCAGACGCATTGGTCGCCTGTGCAGCCGTTTGCGAATAAATAA
- a CDS encoding AraC family transcriptional regulator: MMKQYHFHKTKYGEELLIDLIRLESLEPYLLEDPTHRLDYYDVTLILDGEGTFSIDDNTQPVERGRIFFSAPGQVRSWQYDHIPKGYALIFEEEFLCAFFNDSQFVKKLSCFNSNGASVALEPASAEFGQLIQLMESIRKEMDNYQTGGQHILRALLYQALMLLNRICLAQHPLLAPKQGNRYVDEFIQLVNIHYPDSRSVDYYAGQLHITPGHLNDLVKKHTGVSAKQHILHRTMLEAKRLLMYTSMTIDEIAAHLNYASTNYFVRAFSKSTDTTPLRFRRKEIREK, translated from the coding sequence ATGATGAAACAATACCATTTCCATAAGACCAAGTATGGCGAAGAGTTACTCATCGACCTGATCCGGCTGGAAAGTCTGGAGCCGTATCTTTTGGAGGATCCGACCCATCGCCTCGACTACTATGATGTGACACTTATCCTGGACGGCGAGGGAACATTCAGCATCGACGACAATACACAACCGGTTGAACGCGGCCGCATTTTCTTTTCGGCCCCGGGACAAGTGCGCAGCTGGCAATATGACCACATCCCGAAAGGCTACGCTTTGATTTTTGAAGAAGAGTTTCTTTGCGCGTTCTTCAACGATTCGCAGTTTGTGAAAAAGCTCTCGTGTTTCAATAGCAATGGAGCTTCTGTGGCGTTGGAGCCGGCCTCCGCCGAATTCGGGCAACTCATACAACTCATGGAGAGCATCCGAAAGGAGATGGATAATTACCAGACGGGTGGTCAGCATATCCTCCGGGCGTTGCTGTACCAGGCGCTCATGTTACTGAACCGGATTTGCCTGGCGCAACACCCGTTGTTGGCCCCCAAACAGGGTAACCGGTACGTCGATGAGTTTATCCAACTGGTGAATATCCATTACCCCGATAGCCGCTCGGTCGATTACTATGCCGGGCAATTGCACATCACGCCGGGGCATCTCAACGATTTGGTGAAGAAGCATACGGGCGTCAGCGCCAAGCAGCACATATTGCACCGGACCATGCTGGAAGCAAAGCGACTGCTAATGTATACTTCCATGACCATCGATGAAATTGCCGCTCACCTAAACTACGCGAGTACGAACTATTTCGTCCGGGCATTTAGCAAAAGCACCGATACGACACCCCTCCGTTTCCGGAGGAAAGAAATCCGCGAAAAGTGA
- a CDS encoding Bax inhibitor-1/YccA family protein, with translation MDNYIGISREEALAETQRFFVKVYSWMSFALLVTGGVAMWTAMHVDIVRMIVQNRMLFFGLIIGEFLMVGYLVGWIQKMSAQTATLVFVLYSVLNGLTFSVIFLLYTAGSIASTFFITAGTFAAMSAYGYFTKSDLTRWGSLLFMGLIGVIIASVVNMFFHSPALYWFTTYAGVLIFVGLTAYDTQKIKKMNVIGNEGTEEDKKEAIVGALILYLDFINLFLLLLRLFGRRR, from the coding sequence ATGGACAATTACATTGGAATTTCGAGGGAGGAGGCGTTGGCCGAAACGCAGCGGTTCTTCGTGAAAGTATACAGCTGGATGTCGTTTGCGCTGCTGGTTACCGGGGGCGTCGCCATGTGGACAGCCATGCATGTGGATATCGTGCGGATGATTGTTCAGAACCGGATGTTGTTCTTCGGATTGATTATCGGCGAGTTCCTGATGGTCGGTTACCTGGTGGGATGGATTCAGAAGATGTCGGCGCAAACTGCCACGCTGGTGTTTGTGCTCTATTCCGTGTTAAACGGACTGACCTTTTCGGTGATTTTCCTGTTGTACACGGCTGGTTCCATCGCATCGACATTTTTCATCACGGCTGGCACCTTCGCGGCGATGAGTGCCTACGGGTACTTCACCAAAAGCGATTTGACCCGCTGGGGCAGCCTGTTGTTCATGGGGCTCATCGGGGTCATCATTGCCTCGGTGGTCAACATGTTTTTTCATAGTCCGGCCCTGTACTGGTTTACGACCTACGCCGGCGTGCTGATTTTCGTGGGGCTGACGGCTTATGATACGCAGAAGATAAAAAAGATGAACGTTATCGGGAACGAAGGAACCGAAGAGGACAAGAAGGAAGCCATTGTCGGGGCCCTCATCCTGTACCTCGATTTCATCAACCTGTTCCTGCTCCTGCTGCGGTTGTTTGGAAGAAGAAGATAA